In Hyalangium gracile, the genomic window TTCAACTGGAAGAAGAACCTGGACGACGCGACCATCGCGAAGTTCCAGCGCGAGCTGGGCGCCATGGGCTACAAGTTCCAGTTCGTCACCCTGGCGGGCTTCCACGCGCTCAACTTCGCCATGTACGAGCTGGCGCGGACGTACAAGGAGCAGGGCATGGCCGCGTACTCGGCGCTGCAGCAGCGCGAGTTCGCCGCGGAGAAGGACGGCTACACCGCCACGCGGCACCAGCGTGAGGTGGGCACCGGCTACTTCGACCAGGTGGCCGAGGTCATCTCCGGCGGCTGCTCCAGCACGCTGGCCCTGAACGAGTCCACCGAGGCTCACCAGTTCTGATGCGGCTCGTGGGCACGGGGGCCCCAGGCCTCCGTGCTCACTCCCAGCGGATGTCGAAGTCCGTGTCCTCGGGGCTCTTGCGCACGAAGGTCATGCTCACCTTCTTGATGCCCATGACCTCGAAGGAGGCCTCGCACAGGCCCTGGTAGAACTCGGGCGGGATGGGGACTTCTCGGAAGATCATCCGCCAGTGGCGAGGGGCTACCTGCTCGGTGGTGCGCTCGCCGAAGTTGCTGTTGCGCCCGATGAAGTCCCCCACCTTGCGCATCAGCCGATCCGGGCCCATCAGGTTCAGCGCCTTGAGCTGGATCTGCCCCAGCAGCGTCTGCCGGTAGCCGTGGAGCATGCGCATGCCCACGCACCGGATGCCCTCGGGCTGCGGCAGGCTCGTGTAGTGGCGGCGCGCCAGCCATTCGATGAGCTGGATGTAGCGGTCCACCGGCACCTCGACGGGCAGACCGCCGGTGCCACCCAGGAGCTCGATGACCTCCAGCATCTCCGCTGAGCCGGGCCCTACTCCGAAGCCGCGCAGCAGGCCCTCGACGGCGCTGTTCTTGAGCGCGCGTCCGTCCTTGCTCGGCGTCTGCTGCGGTGGCCGTGGTTGCATGTCCGTCCCGGGTGAGCTCGCCCTCGAAGTATACCCGGCGGCGCGCGTCACTCGTACCAGGTGGGGACGATTCGCGCGATGGCCGGCTCCAGCGCGATGCGGCAGACCTTCCGCCAGGCCGCATCCGTCAGCGCCGCGGTGCCGCTGACGCACTCCTGCTCCGGACGCGTGTCGAGGAAGTAGAGCGCCTCCCGCGTGAGGTCGCAGCCGGCCCGCCCTCGCCCTCCTCCCGCGGCGCGGAGCTCCGGCACCGCCGCACGGAGCCGCTCCAGGAGCTGTGGGTCCCCCTTCGGCACGCAGAACTCGAGCGAGCCATCGGAGCGGCAGCCCGTGGCCTGGGTGAAGGCAAGCTTCTCCGTGGGGCAGTCCCCTGCTGGCGAGGTCGGCTGGGGCTCGGCGACGGGACTCGTAGGCGTGGAGGCGCATGCCCCCAAAAGACCGCAGACCATCAGGCACGACAGCGTCCAGCGCATCCGGGCACCTCCTGGAGTGCTCGGATCCTACGCTCCGGCGCCCCCGGTCGTCCCCGGCTCAATCCACCTTCTTGCGGTCGCTCTTCTCGTTGAAGGCGTCGCGCTGGCCGCGCTGCACGTCCCCCTCGCCGTCGTAGGGCCGCCCCACCTCCGTGCGCTGCCCGCCGTTCTGCCCGGAGATGTCGGTCAGCGCCTCCCGCCCACCATCTCCTGGCAGCCGATCCTCCGAGTCGTCCGGGTCCTTCTGCTTCGCGGGATCCAGCGGCATGCCGACGCTGCGCTGCTTCCACTCCTTCGGATCCATGGCTCGCTCCTTCGAGGCCTCGTTCACCTCTGCTCCCAAAGGTGCGGACGGAATGGTCTCGGGCAGCGAGGGCTCGCAGGCCTGCCTGCTCAGTTCAGCAGCGGAGGCTTCGACCTGGGCATCCGCGGGGGAGGTGGTCGGGCCTCCATCATCTCCAGCCCCTGCCGCGTCAGCAGGAACCGCACCACTCCGGAGCCTCGCTCCGTGTCGATCTCCGCCTCGAAGGCCGGCCCGACGATACCGCCCAGGTGGACGTCCTTGCGGAGGTTGCGCACCTTGCCGGAGATGAGGTCTCCCGCTACCTGTCCGACCGAGTCGTCTCGCTGGTAGAGCTCATACGCCGTCTGATGCAGCGTCATCGCCAGCGTGGGCGTGAGCGGCTGCGTGCTGAACAGCACCGAGATGAGCGTCCAGTAGGGAGGTGTCTCAGAGTCGTCGGACATCACACCCCATCCTAATCAAGCCCGTCCCCGCGCGCGTGGCTGTCTTCGCTGGACGATCTGCTCGGCGAGCGTCGCCTGCTGCTTCCAGTGCCCGTAGAGGCGCCCCTGCGAGGCCAGCCGGTCCAACCGGCGCTGCGTCTCCTCATCCACCCGGCCCGCGGGAGCATCCCGGTATGGCGTCCCCGGCAGCGGCATGAAGGTGTGCCCGTGCACGCGCGCGCCCAGCTCCGACAGCTGCTCCATCAGCCGGAGCGTCGCGTCGATGTCCTCCCGCTCCTCGCCCGGCAGCCCGAGGATGAAGTCCACGTTCGGAAGGAAGCCCGCCTCCAGCGCCAGCCGCGCGGCCCGCACCACCGCCTCCGTGTCATGGCCCCGGTGGCTGCTCCGGAGGATGCGCTCGGAGCCGGACTGCCCGCCGATGATGAGGTTGTCGTTGTCCACGTACCGCTCGAGCAGCGCCAGCGACTCCGGCGTCACGTGCTCCGGCCGCACCTCCGAGGGGAAGGTGCCGAAGAAGATGCGCCCATCCGGCCCCATCGACTCGCGCAGCGCCGCCAGCAGCTCCTCCACCGCCGCCAGGTTCACCGACTCGTCCGGCGAGCCGTAGGACAGGGAGGTGGGCGTGATGAAGCGCACGTCCCGCCGCCCCGAGCGCCGCAGCACCCGGGCCCACTCGGCCACGTTGCGCACGCTCCGGTGTCGGAACCGCGCCTTGTTCAGGAACGGCGTCTGGCAGAACCGGCACGCGTAGATGCAGCCCCGGGTGATTTCGATGGCCCCGTACTTCGCGTGCTCCGCCGCGAACGGCGGGAAGGCGTCCAGGTCCACCACGCCCTCGCCCCGCCCGTTCAGCACCACCCGCCCCTCCTCCAGCCGCGCCATCCCCCGAGTCCCCTTCGGGTCCTCGCCGCGCTTGAGTCGGTGGAGCAGCTCGCGCAGCAGGTGCTCGCCCTCGCCCACCGCGACCAGGTCGAAGCCCGCGCGCAGCGTCTGCTCCGTCTCCGCCGTGGCGTGCACTCCGCCCGCGATGCAGAGCACGCGCCGGCCCTCCAGCCGCTCGCGCACCCAGGCCAGCTCCTCCGCCGCGGCGCCGAAGCTCGCCGAGTAGAAGGACCAGGCCGCCACCACCGTGGCGCCCTCATCCGCGCACTGCCGCAGCGTGGTCAGCAGCGACTCGCGATCGCGCGGGAAGTGCAGGGCGACGTCCGCCAGCGAGGCGTCCGCCTCCACGGCGCCCGCCAGGACCGTGAAGGCGTACTTGCCCGGGTACTGGTAGCTCAGGACGAGCGCGACCTTCCCGTGGGAGCTCATGGGCGCGCGATGATGCCACACCCTAGGGCGTCAGGCGCTGCGCCGCGAACCGCGAGGCGTCAGTGTCCGGGTAGCGGTGGACGATGTAGCGATACACGCTCTGGGCCCGCGCGGGGTCGCTCATCCGCTCGGCGCACAGGCGCGCCAACAGCACCAGCGCCTGGGGCGCCACGGGCGATTCCGGCGCCACGTCCGCCGCGGTCTCGAAGGCCTTGGCCGCCAGCGCGAAGTCCCCACCGCTGGCCGCCGCCCGCCCCAC contains:
- a CDS encoding TIGR04013 family B12-binding domain/radical SAM domain-containing protein — encoded protein: MSSHGKVALVLSYQYPGKYAFTVLAGAVEADASLADVALHFPRDRESLLTTLRQCADEGATVVAAWSFYSASFGAAAEELAWVRERLEGRRVLCIAGGVHATAETEQTLRAGFDLVAVGEGEHLLRELLHRLKRGEDPKGTRGMARLEEGRVVLNGRGEGVVDLDAFPPFAAEHAKYGAIEITRGCIYACRFCQTPFLNKARFRHRSVRNVAEWARVLRRSGRRDVRFITPTSLSYGSPDESVNLAAVEELLAALRESMGPDGRIFFGTFPSEVRPEHVTPESLALLERYVDNDNLIIGGQSGSERILRSSHRGHDTEAVVRAARLALEAGFLPNVDFILGLPGEEREDIDATLRLMEQLSELGARVHGHTFMPLPGTPYRDAPAGRVDEETQRRLDRLASQGRLYGHWKQQATLAEQIVQRRQPRARGRA
- a CDS encoding DUF2378 family protein, with the protein product MQPRPPQQTPSKDGRALKNSAVEGLLRGFGVGPGSAEMLEVIELLGGTGGLPVEVPVDRYIQLIEWLARRHYTSLPQPEGIRCVGMRMLHGYRQTLLGQIQLKALNLMGPDRLMRKVGDFIGRNSNFGERTTEQVAPRHWRMIFREVPIPPEFYQGLCEASFEVMGIKKVSMTFVRKSPEDTDFDIRWE